The DNA segment TTCTGAGAGTTAAGTATCTCAGCGTCTTCAGTGCTGTAGTAAAAATTGCAGGCTGAttaattttttacaaaattCCCTTAGTGGAAGCAAGTCCCACTCTGACCCCTTCTGAAGGGACTGCTTAATGTATAAGGACTGATTCTGTTTGAATAAAGTGATCTGTCTCTCTTGACAGTGTAAATAATAAACAGATtctaattttaataatattttaatagtatTGAGTAGCATTTCATTCCAAAATGATTCTAACTATTTCAATTCACACATGTAATGATTTATTTAATAcaactcaaattattttaatacatcCCAATATGTTaattcctttggaaaaagaaaccaaaagagCTAACCAACCACATACACTAATCAAAACCTGGAACTAAAGAAATGCACTTGCAGTGATTTCTATTACCCTTGTtgtcaccattttttttccagagcagatCTGTAGAAAAGATTACCAATGCAGTAATCTTTTATATTAGGGACATGTAAAATAGCCTATAGAAACAGTATCACTCTCACTGTCTCTAATGCTTGatcaaaaagaatattttgtggtggaggaaaaatgttattaaagtAGGGAAAGGTCTAAGATTCTTAATTTGAATTATTAAAcctattttgtatttataaaagAATTTCTTGGAAAAAGTGACTTTATGTCATGATTGTTACTCACATCAGCCCTATTGTTAGAATTAAAATGCATATGaatatgttctttttattcAGATGTTATAGCACTCAAGCAGAAAATTTGTTGCATAATGAACAGCAGTTTTAACTATTGTCTTATCACCATTGTCTTATTCTTTAGCAAGCTTCTGATGTCATGATTTTCAAATTTGATGGCATGTATGATTCTAgcttgagaatttttttaactttttgatATGAATATTGGTCTTCAAGAAACAACTCTTAACTTGATCTAATTAAGGATATATAGTTTTCATAGCAACTGAAGCTGGAAACCAATTTAtctaatgttttctgaaaaactggTGGGTAGAGAATTGAGACTTTGGGGGCTTTGTTGCCAAATTGAAAGTTAGCTTCAATGGTAGGTTTCAGGTCTGGGTTTGAGTCTGGTTATTGAAGCTTACACAGCttcaaaaaaagtatttaatttttcagtgtagGATTTTTTCTGagtgaggaaaaagagagataacCGTAAGAtgactgaaacagaaattgtCACATCCCATAGGAAGATTCTATTTCATGTTACTTCaaccattatttttatattctgtatGCAGCAAGGAGATGTGTCATACCTaaccacacattttttttgctaGCTGCATTGCAAAAGCAATGTAGAGCAGTCCGTTTTCTATATGATAATGAAGGTAGACAGCAAAATTACTTAACCTTGTAACTCTGAACAAAAAGAGTCTACCATAACTGTCAAAATGTATTTGTGAGTGAGCTAATTGACTCAAACCCAACATAATTCTAGAAAGTGAAGATGGCAGCTCCTGAAGATATTCAATAGTGCATTACAGGAAATGGATTTTATTCATAGTATCAACCTGTTAACTTCCAAATAGTTTTAGAAAGCCATTCAGTAAAATCCAGACTTGCTAATAACATTATCCTTTTGAAAGTGAATGGAAGCTTTCCCAACCTAGTGTTTAAAGCTCTCACCAAGAACCttatttacttgaaaaatatttatattttcttaatagaaTTTAAAACTATTCATTCAAAATGTACTCTTCAAGATATGTGCCTTTTATATCTATGAATGTTGTGTGCTTTCTTAGTTTTAGCccaagattttaaaagtaaaatatatttctaaccTTTACTTTATTCATCATGAAAAACTATAAATTCTGCCTTTTATGAAGCTGTCATAGTTTCTCAGAAATGTTAGACCCTAGGGCCCAGTActccatttaaaatattcttcatgTTCATCTAAtctgtttttaacaaaaaatcctttttctagatgacttttattttttcccttctcatttaATGAATTTCAATATTATGTCCCTATTcatattcttttaaagataCCTTAATAGAAGAAACTAAAATGAAGagatttagtatttttatttttaaagggtaTTTATGTATGTTTATCACATTGTCTACATtcttgattttcctcttttgtatTTCTAGTTTTCTTGCATGTTCTCTGAAAGATGTAGGGCATCCAGGTGAATTGAAAAAGAACCAAAGCTGTGTAAGACTTgattcttaaaaaatgtttacaacCCTAAATATGCAGATAACAGcatattgagattttttttaagtgattaGGAGCACTTAATTTTTGTTATGTAGCTAGGCTTCACCTCGTTGCCTTCGTAATCTGAAGTGTCGGAAGTTTTGATACTTGAGGTTGTGATGGATtcatatttaaatgctttttttttttttctttttaaacacacTTTTCCTCACCCATTCTCTCAGGATTGGGGTTATATGCAGGCTTGTGACTAGATCCTTCTTTAAGAGGTCTAAGTGCAGTCAGTGGTGACTACACAGCAGGAGGAGAGTAGCAGAGGTGTATTCTCAAGTGTATATATGAGTTAACAAATCTCAGTGTCAGCAAGGTGCTCCAACTGATGAATTAACTAGTGTAGTTCAGCGTATGACAGTTGAACATTCTGATTTTAGGATCctgatgttaatttttttcttttattactaagctttttttttttttttttaatttgaacagTTCATACCAACTGCAGGTGGGATTCATGTCACTTAACTATAGGTATCTCAAAGTTAAGTGCCCATTTTCAGCCAATTGTCTAGATACTCTGTATCATCAATGAAGGAATAGAGGCACTTCAAGAGTGTGATTAATTTCATCCTAAAATAGTTGCCTAAGATGGGATGAATTTGAAGTAGCTGTCTTTCTCCAGCAAACAGCAGGAGAGCACTGACAACTGGTTAGACAAAAAGCAGCTAAAGGTAGGTGAGATGGTCCCTGTCTGAGGTATTGACTCCACCTTGTTACTTCTCTGTACAAACAACACCACAGTGACACTTCAGAGCCATCCtgtcattttctcatttcttttctaaaaagtaaatatttagctgaaaaacaaattaagccAACAATGGGCCTATAATATATCTTTAATGTAATTTGAATGGAAAGCATTTAATACTGGCAGAAATATTAGATAATTTTAATACGATCTGGCTGGTTTTCTCAGTAACTTTCAGAGTATTATCCATTACAATGTGAATGAAGACTGAAACTTTACTCAACAGAGAGAGTAATCAGTAACACTTTCACAGCCAAAACAGtgcagaaatttttatttgtatgtattatttgtgaaatgaaaagaatgtgtcatttaacataaaatttagcaaaaatgtttattttttgaggTGTTCTTTAGTTAACCAAAGGGCAATTATTAAGATTACATTTGCTTCTCCAGCACTAAGCTTCTGTAGAATGTTTTTCATAATTGGACAGTCATGTTTTTCAGATGATAGTGAACACTGAGAAAATGATGGACAAAACAACCATTGCTGTCATATAAGATGtcacttctgtgaaaatttgCTTAACAATTTAAAGGAATGAGCACGTTTCTTAAGCCTGCACTGATACCAGTCtgagagaggagaaagtaaCACTGTCAAATTTTCATTAAGGTCCACTGATCTCTAAACTGGTTTTCTTGGATTTTGGTAGCAACGTAAGTATGCCAGCAGGCAAATTTACTCTCTTTCTATGCTAAATTTTGATGCCTGAACTGCTCATTTGCTTTGcctcttttctttattactcTAATTCAAGGAAAGGAATGCCTAAGGATGAGTTTTTCTGCTAGCTTGTTACactcaattttctttcattcatatTTAGAAGCAAATAGATTCATTATGCTTACATTTTACTGCTACCATCCTGAAGTAAGAACTGTAAGTTCTTAAAATCCTATGCTCAGTACACAAGGAAATCTGTTCTGCAAGACTAGTTCTACTTGCTTAATGCATGTTAAGGTGGAAGGAGACCAGTAAATTAATTGGTATAAATATACACATAATGCAACTGCATTGTCTTATCTAGTTGTTCCTCAAATTGTGCAAACCAAGATGCTGTAGttgttttaaaaccagaagattTTTCGGTTTTACTTTCATTAGTACACAACTTCTGTTAGAATTCTGATTTTTGGCAGTCTTACTTAAGgcaatttcttcttcttacCAAACTGACTATAAAGACATACACATCATGGTtatctttttcatccttttaataataataataatggttAATGGTAATagtagtaaaaataataataatacctCGTTGCAattacttttccatttattaTTGTGATAAATATATCGAATTTTTTACAAAGGAATTTGACAAGCAGATTGCTGGAGTTCTTAATGGAGTTGAAACAATAGCTATGCATGTCATTGTACATGCATAGTGAAATGATGACCATAAATCACATacccacacacacacgcacacagaaaacaaggcaCTGTTAAGACTGTACAAGTAATAAGTGACGAAGGGATTACTGATACATTAAAAACTGAGCTCCTAATGACAACTGTATCAGTAGTCATTTTAACACCCTAAAGCTATGCATTGTTTTGGGGTTCTCTGCTTAAAAGCCCAGCTGTGTCCCTCTTTCCATATGTATTGGACCCTACATTTGTGGGTGGATAAATTGCTCCAATGCTGTTGCTGGAACGAACCAAAAAGTCAGCCAAGCGTTGTGTCACACACGTAGCAGTGTTGCATTTCCGTTTCTCCAGCTGATGACTTCTaaggtaaaacaaaaagagCCAAGATTAAGTCAAATGATGTGCAATCAAGTATGCCACTTCTAATAGGCATTTGAGCTGTGCTAATGTGGGAGTTCTTTTAATATGTGCACAAATACAGGAACATTACAATCTTCCTACCACCTACTTTGTGCCTGAAAAGAAATCTTGTGCTGTATGCTATTATCGGTTTTAATGATAGGCgttatttaaatgcaaagacCTCAACAGTCATATGTCATTTTTATTGATATTCTGCATAGCAGTTTATGACATCTAGAAAACCTATAATGATAGTATAGTTACGACAGTAAGTGAAAACAATGACTAAATGTTTAGCTTTAAGCTGAACTTCTCTATCTATTTAGAGCTCTTACTGATATCATGAGGATCACTAACATAATGACAATTGCTAACATTTATTTCGTTCTCTTGTTCCCACAGAATCATATGCTGCTCTCACTGAAGTGAACAGTAATCTTCCAGTCCACGTCAAGTGGATCGAGCTCAGATAGTCTTTCTCCGAGCAGTGCCACATATCATGAGAGATGGCAGGCAATGCCAACTTAGCTTCTGACTTCAGTATCACTCTGTCTAAACAGAGATTTCTTCACTACTGAAAAGCAGCTACACCTTTGTTGAAATGCCAGCAACCTGAAAGTGTAGTTGTGGTAGGAGGTAATAATTTGCTGGATGAGATTTTAAAGACTGTCAATGGAAGAATACATatctaaagagaaaattttatgGCCTGAAGCAATAGATCATTTACACAACTCTGTATAGAACTTCTgtagaattatttatttttttttaaatcacattacAGCACTTAGCTTGAGAGAGCTTGGGTTCTCAAACAAGTTTCTTAGACCACTGTGTTGTTCTATCAGACGGAAATGCTTGCTGAGACTGCTTATTGAGGTACAGCTAGTTTTGTTGGGTTACTTCATGTATGTGGCATGAGGCAGACAACTGTTTGCAACAAAAATTTACTGTGAAGAGTGACAATTTCCCAGTTTCAAAGTCTGAGCAATTAATATTGATtacatttttctataaaaacatATAGAAACAGACTAAATCTGTTATCTAAAATGTTGTCTGCTGTTTTGGAGTTATTTACATTAATCTAAGAATCTAAATGGAATAGCAACTCTCAGAGAAATGTCTGTACTATACTGGTTCTTCATCGGCAAATTGGCAGCAATTTCTAAGCAaccaatattttaaatatgtacttgtatttaaagaaaatggctAGATAGGTCTTGATATAGCTCCTCTTAGGTTTCTGTAGGTATTCCTATTGATTTAAAAAGGATTTAATCAAGTCCTTAACATATAAGGTTCAGACAGCAACTGGTTCTCGTGGAAATTATGATTTGTTTGTGGAGGCAGAATTCTCTTTTTTGTTAAACATACAAAATCAAGCGCAGACACTCCAAATTTAAAACTCCAGTCCTTTCAGGAGGCTGCTAGACTTCTAGCTGATGTCTAGCCTGATTGAGCCCACTATACTTGTTATCTCTCTGATCTGTAGCTTCTAATTGAATATGTGATTCAATGAGAGAGTTCACCCAGTAAGAAATTATAAACCAAGGCCCCAGAAAAGGAGATAGGGCATTCCATACTAATAAAGTTGATGCCCTGTACTTACGTATTACAattataggtttttttttttttttttttagaaaagtaatAGCTGTAAAAATGTGGGTGCTTAGtctccaaaatattttggaagatgGCCAGATTTTCATAtaactactttttttaaataaattcgGAGAGAAAGGCAACTATACAGACACATGTATTTACTGAATCTATCCATAACATAATCATCATTGAAAGAAATTCACTCAAAAGCCTGAACTGTTCcaatatttcagtgcttttaatcttttactacaaattgcaaatatttttatgaagtgctgttttattcattaaaaaagtacttaaaattgGATTTATGGATTTCTAAACATGAATGCTTTTCACACTAGTTAAATTCTATTATAGCCagttgcttcttttccttcttcccttgaTTAAATTGATATTTAACTCTGTAATGAAATATTACTTACTTACAGGAAATACTTTgttataaaataattctgttctgGCAAAATATTAGTGTTATTAAGAAGAGTATGCATTTTTGTCTTCCCTTCAGGCTTGGAAATGAGACAAACTTACATAAAAAAGacctttcaaaaaaaccccacctttcTTTTCAAGGTAACGCAGTATTTGTAGCCTTTTTCAATTATGAAATCATTGTAATTGTAAAGTGGTTAAACAATCTGCAAGTTTTGTCTCTATATTTAACTTTCTACCTTTGATCTTTATGCTTACAGAATAGCTCTGTTTGCAAGAAGAgtattttaagcttttattgAGAATTAACTACAGAGTCAAAGAATCCCAAGTAACAGAAAATCACCAACACAAAGTTTACTTCATAATTTAATCCTAAGTCatgcagccagaaaaaaaatcaatacctttttgtctttgctgctgGTTGTTCTGATATTTCCTCACCAAATCCTGAGAGTGTATTCTGTGGCATTACTGGCAATATCCACCCTTGTCTCTTGGAAGCACCATCAGGGAGATCATCAGCCTTAGACAATAATCTTTAAACAACAATTAAATACCCTGTGAAATTGAATTGCTCTATTTTTGCTCATACTATTTGagatatgaaagcaaaactaaTTCATGAAATAATCTGAACACTTTTTCCCctaaaaagagataaatatgATTATTTATTACTCACTTCTCAATAGGTGTAGCTTTCAAACAGCTCAGAGTGACAGAAAGTGCAATGAAGAAAACTGACAGCTTTAGGTTGCACATCTTTGCTTCCAAATATTCTGAAAAGAATAATGATTCAAAACTTAAAGCAAATCCAAATACTCTTCAGAATATCCTATTACTGATTCCCAATCTGTCCTAAATCAATAGTAGCTAGTCTTTTTCACTGgtgagagtgaaaaaaatgatCCCCCTAAGTTAGTGACACAATGCAGTTTCAGACAGATAGCTCTCAACTGCAAATGTTCATTTTCCATCTAGTAGTTTCAATCCTTTTCCTTATCTCTAGTTTACATTTCCTGACATGTCCCAATGTCAAATTCTGGTTCCAGACGCAATTTACCTTGAAGTTATCTtatctttttcctgaaaaattctgTTGATTAATAATGAGAAACATTGTGCTTTCCTGAAAGCACATCTGTTGCACTGCatcttaagtaaaaaaaaaaaggaaattgtttaCCTTTTATTGGTCAGGGAGCTAACAGAAGAAGCGCGCCTGTGTCAGCAAGAAGGATGCATGTAACAATTCCACGCTTGCATCTAGCTCTGGAGtatccctttccccccttccttgCTGACAAGTAATACAGCTCTTATATATCCTTCACACCTTTCTCAGCTCTGACATCAGGCAGCACAGAAAGACTGTCATTAATCCCCATCCCTATAGATAGAAAGTATcccagagagagacagaggcaGATAAGTCATTATTACATTAGCACATCAGTAAATATTAACCTGGTATATGCAGGATGCCCTCGTGAAGATGCTGTAATAGCATATTGCACATCAGACTGTAACCTTAATTTTACAGTTCTGATAAGACGCTGAGGTAATATTCCCTGTGGGTGTATTCAAAGGCTAAATAAGGTAACAAAAGTTATAAAGAAATCCAGAGTAAAGGAAATGCCAGATCACCAgtaactgaaatataaaaaaacagGTACTTTAGACAAGATAGAATAGTTAGAGGTGTTGAAGTTTGTTGTAGAACTAAATaataatcaaaacagaaaaaatgtttgaaggGATAAAAGCTGTAGGAGGAATAAGAAGAGAgtgtaaataatttaaattgctAGGGTGATCAATCAAGATAACAAGGTAGAAATAATatacatttttcagtgaagtataaataagaatgaaaattcTATGACTGTTAATGTAAAATCTTATGTTTTACTAACACTGGTAGAATCTCTATGCCATGTATGAAAATTGTATCAACTAATATTCTTAAGAAGGCAAAGGATATTCTTAACAAGCTaagaaatgccaaaataaaGGCTGTCTGTGCACATTTATTTCTCTAGTGTGCACAGAGTAGGGTTCAGGGAAAAATGTACAGCTTTTAAATGATTAAATCCAGTGTTATTAAATTACCTGACTGCAGATTTCCAAGGATACagattagaaacattttttttctgatttcgGTGGGAATTAGGCAAattagttggtttttttttttttcctgtctcgTTAGTTGCCTTTAGTTACCCAAATGCCTTTGGAAAACAGGTCTTTCAATTATTTATGGAAGTTAACATGCTGACACAAAAGCTTAGGCAAAGTTTTCTGTGATAAGAAGTTATCAGTTGTATTCATCTTCCACATTCCCACAGAACATTAATTGATTTGTAACTACTTCAATAAGTAGTACATCGAAACACATTGAAGTACATTGCCTTAATTGAAAGTCTCCTTCTTTGCCAGTTTAGTCTATAACACCAGATTTTCACTTAAACAGATAAAATTCCAGTGCTGGCTCTCTTCAGACATCTGTGTTATTAAAGTTGAATACAGAAGGAATATTTAGCTGGGATAGCAGCCTCCTCATCTGATACAACAGTTAGTCTGCAAGTAGGATTCTAGCAAATGACAAAGTGTCTgagttttttctgttgttttgtttgtttgtttgatttggtcctttattttgtcatttttatttttttgttgaattttgggcgtttgtggggttttttgtttttttttttggtgctgtttttgtggggttttgtttcttttta comes from the Cuculus canorus isolate bCucCan1 chromosome 1, bCucCan1.pri, whole genome shotgun sequence genome and includes:
- the IAPP gene encoding islet amyloid polypeptide, with amino-acid sequence MCNLKLSVFFIALSVTLSCLKATPIEKLLSKADDLPDGASKRQGWILPVMPQNTLSGFGEEISEQPAAKTKRSHQLEKRKCNTATCVTQRLADFLVRSSNSIGAIYPPTNVGSNTYGKRDTAGLLSREPQNNA